Genomic segment of Eupeodes corollae chromosome 2, idEupCoro1.1, whole genome shotgun sequence:
TCCAGAAGAGAATGCTCGCAAAGAAGTCGAAGCTCATTTGAAAAAGTTCGAGGGAGCCAACTCGAAGACAATTTGGACAAACTTCATCCGATTTGTGAACTCGATGCGCAGTCAATCGACATCAACGGTTTGGACGAGAAAAATGAGAAATATCGTGGAAGAGATTCAATTGGCTGTGATGTATCCACGTTTGGACATAAATGTCACCAAAGGATTCAACCATTTGCTGAAGGCTCCTTTTTGTATTCATCCAAGCACTGGAAAGTTGTGTGTTCCATTCAATGCGAATTTGGCTTCGAAGTTTGATCCGACAGCAGTGCCGACGATAGTTTCTCTGATGGAGGAAATCAATGTCTACGATGAAAAGAACAAGGACGAAGATGCTCCTCAAGACAAAAGTCGTATCAAAGACTTTAAAAAGACTGGCATGTTCAAACCTGTGgtagtttttgaagaattccTGCGAAAACTTGAGAAGAGTTACAAGTCAAGGGCAATCGAAGTAAGCGATACAACTCtggagttttaaaaattatacctacgcaattaaattaaatatttgttattttaatgtgtgtttgttttttttttacatatttttgttgaaaaaaattgaaaatgtcaaagGAAATAGATTCTCTTGATTTGGAATTTCAGTACTATTGGTAACGACTCTTCtatctctatttttttttaaactttgtgtaTGACTTTTGCTTTCAGTTCTCTGTTGGAAGAATTAGTTCGTTTGCTTCCAAATCGATGTCAGCAATTCATAGCTAACAAATGGAATCACAAGCTCACCGATCCCATTTACAATGCAGAACCCTTGCGGGAAAAGAGGAATCACTATCTGCTGATGCTAactatttgtttgaatttgagaGAATTGAAACACCCGTTCGATCGTCCTCCTCCAAGTGGAGTTCTAGAAGAATTGCATTCTATTCAGAATCCAAaccaaattaaatcaaataacaatgctatttgtcaaaatgaaaatcctTCAAAAGCATGTGATATCCACGAACTCGGTTGTCCCACTGATGAAGATAACATTTCGAAGGTACAATTAAATCAATAATTGTCCTAACATTTTTCAGCATCTCCATAAATTTAGGTTTTAGATGAACAGTTCACATTTCTAATGAATTTAGCCAAGCCAAATGTTGAGAAATTGTTCAATTTATCCGACCGTCACAGAGGACGTGATTGgattaattttctttcatcaATTGATACCAAGTGTTTTCATATGAAAGGAGTTCGTAATGACTATGCTATGCTTTTGTCTGGATATCTTTTGAATGATGAACTTTTGGGACCTTTTTTACAAGCACCTATTCAAAAACTTGTTCCTTTGGGGGATTTAGTTAAAATTGTCGATATGAATAATCACATGATAAATGATCCGTCTCATCCGAGAGCGATGAGGTTTTTGAAAGATGTCCCACATCCTACGGAAGGAGCATTCGCTTTTCTTGCTGTGACGGGTAATATTGTTGATTGAGTAAATGTAAAGCAagcaaacttttaaatataaaatgatttacAATTTTGGTAGACGAGTGTCATTCATATTAAacatattgatatttttcttcaggacttatgtttgtattttgcatataaatagTCTACCGGTTGTCTTAACTGCTGTTTtcgcattttttaatttttttttaatgtagctTCATGTTGTTTTGTGGTGTTAAAATAAGTCTTTTGTCTACAGTGTACTTAAGGTGAGTCCCTGCACAGACCAGTAGATGTGTTAAAAAGCCACCAatgcgtgcaaattttcagcatccatcttctcgatgtgattcaggaatccaaatctcgaacgtacaacttcataggcatgcaatctttcagtaagagaaactgatagctggtcaatcagtgggatgaaggcggatactttgtatttttccatgGGTGAAAGATTTACGTCCTATGCTTCGCGTAATCGAGCGAATTCAACCTCacgttctggtgcgggtgcgtgattgtacatattcatcagtataagatatttttttggctgcttcgtatttatcaaaatcatttcgtttggattccaagAATGATTTTAATGATTCCAAGAATGATGAATGATTTGAATGATGATTAATGGcagtgcacgcattgccgattgaagaatcattttcgggtcttgcaacatcttgaaACGCTTCAAGATATCAAcgcggtttcgagaccactcatcttctgtagaaggtgcgttgcttcattcctcatgatgtctttttgctctttattgtaAGATATGCTACattatatataagaaaaaaaattgttgagatACGGAATAGAATACCCAACCTCCGAGGTTGCGGGTAAGTACCACCCAACTCAGCCATTAAGCTATTTGGGTACCCGCTCAAGATGGGTAGTGAATTAGAAGTGCTTCTTATCAGGGACATTTGAGATTTTGATGTTTCACTGATTAcctgattggagtgaacaaatatagatcaaaGGAAAAGATTTTTACtatttggaatttgaaacaaatatttttcgaagTTGTGGGGGCCCCCTTCAATCCGGCCATGGTGCTAAGCATTAATGAACATATGTGGTTTACAGTTGAGTTTCCTTGAGGGAAACGGACTGACATTAGCTCAGTATGTCTTTTCTATTTACTTATTTAGAAAGATATTCAAATAGGAGTTCCCCAAAAACctctcaaaaattgtaaaacaatGAAATGCCTCTATTAGTTTTCCATCATCTCATGATCCCCTTTTTGGAATATTGGGAGTATAACAGCTGAAACAAAACATAAAGTGGAAAAATCATTCTCGTAaaagttgttgaaaagtttCAGTAAGTAACTGGCGAATTCTTCAGTGCAGAACCTAACCGAGAAGTCGTCTTAGCATTTTACGGTCAATGAGATTCTTCTCTTGGTGCACTAGATTCCTTCAACATTATAAAGTCAATACTGGAAGGGCAACGCTGTGCGTTATACGTCCAAGTTGGATTggaaatgtatttttagatCGGATGCTGTAATATTTATACGAATTCTAATTTATGTGTAATTCTATACCATCTATGTTCCGAACTGtccaaaattcttttatatttctgGTTGCTATAAGAATCTGCAATTTTTCTTCTCAACGCAAAACATCAGTTgagtatattaataaaatttggccAATTGTATTCACAAGTCATGGACTTACGAGAAAATACTGCCAACCTCCTTTTTTGTGTTCTTGGCATTGTAAAGTATTGAAattactttctttcaaaaataaagaataaataaaaatcgccGAATTCAAAACGTTTACCAAACTCCTATTTATACTTACATCTTCCCAACCTCTTATTCTGTTCATCCTAAAGAACTCCCAATGCCAgtgccaattttattttttgataaatataaacaaataaaattcaatttctaatcaactaaattttaaatacatttatttaaatcttaaacaaaaaaaagttatgtgaAACGtatttacaaacatttaagcttTATTGAACTCGTCACACCGTCCTCATTTAGGTCTACGTTAGCTTCGATTTTGAAAAGTCCCTCGGGAGTGGCAGCAGCTTTCAAACTGAAATCCAATATGGTATCCCCGCATTTAACATGGAAAATCTCTGTTTGTTCGCCTTCCTCGTTGTTGGCTTCCTTCTTTGATTTCTCAACTTCCACAACAACAACCCTTGGCAGAAGGGAACCTTTCTTAaggaaaactttcaatttgtcTTCGGCGTCATTGTGCCAGATGTGCAAATCGCTCGGAGTGAAGAGACAGACTTCTTTGTCAGTTAAATCTTGTCCCTCAGCATCGAGCAAGAACGTCGCCTGCCGAGCGCATCCAATGGCAACAACTTCATCGGCTGCATAACTTGAGTGGATCTTTGCTTCGGGGAAGCGGCTAGTGATGGCCGATTGGATCTTGGGAATCTTCATGGTAGCGCCGAGAAGAACAATCTCGTCGATTTTCGTAACCGTGTTCTGGTTGTCGGCAAAGAGTTTCTCCACGGCTTCATTGAGGACGGCCATGAATTTGTTTATGACTGGCTGGATGAGACTCTCAAAGCGAGCACGAGACATCTGCATGCTGAAGTCCACGCCATCCATAAGAGAGTCAATGTATATTTGTGTCGTCGGCAAGGAGGTGAGGATGTGCTTGGAGTTGGTCGCAGCTGTGTATATCTTGGCTATTGAACGGCGACTCTCCTTTGGATCCAGACGATACTTTTTGAAGAATTCCTGGCAGACAAACTCCACCAAAGCCTCCGTATATTGGTTGCCTCCGATTGTGAATGGACCGACTTCCTCTATCAGTGTATACAGTCCCCCAGTGACCTCATACAAGGTGAAGTGGCTGTAGATGCCGCCACTCTTAATACAGAGAACGACCTTGCGCTCTGAGTCATCAGCTTGGGCCTCTCCGATGCCGTATGCGAGAGCGGCAGCCGTCATCTCAGAGACAACCTGCGCCACATGGAAACCAGCTTCTTCTGCTGCAGCAGCGAGGCTTGGCCAAGATTCGAGTGGGTAGTAGTTTGGTATCGAGAGCACCACGGACGGCTTCGGGATTTCCTGCAAGTACGATTGGCGCGCCAACTCGAACTCTGCTTGGAAGAATTTCACACATACTGCGTGCGGCGATATTTTCGTTACGATTTCCTTGTCTCCCTCACCCTTTGACTTCAACTCAAACTCCTTAGTGCTGTCGTTATAGTAGCAAGTGATGTACTTACATGCGTCCTTGATTTTTTCCGGGGTCAGGGTTGATTGTGAAAGGAAAAATTGCAAACTGTTTGAGACACAAGAGGCCGGTTTCGAGGACATTTTCTGCTTGGCAGTCAAGCCGCACTCTATTTCGTTGCCTTCGGCAAGAAGGCAAGCTTGCGAGACGCGGTCACCCTGCTTGTTGGCTATCACTTCGGGATTTCCATCCGCTTTTACGGTGGCAATGCAAAGTGTGCTGTTGCCGATTTTAATTCCAAATCTTGGCCACATATTTgatgattgttttttctttgtctaTTTTATAATTGCTGGAATATTTAAGCAAGCAGAGAAAATGTTTATAACCTCACACGCGATACCTATGCCAATTCAATTCACAAATTTCTAGTTTCTACCTGCAAATCAAATTTTCCGTGCGGCTGACATttgtgtattaaaataaaaattgttcgtTTTTTCTTGATGACAGTTTGGGTTAAATACGATCCACAACGTGCATGTGGAAAATGTTACGTTAAGTAATGTAATGATCTACACGTAAGGTGTTGTGTACACATCGCAACAAAAGAGAATGGtgagtttgaaaatttgaaatttcttgaagTTATTCAGcctaaaattcagaaaaaaattaaaaaagtgaatGTAATTAATGCCACGAGTTAATTTTGacgtttgaataaaatataatcgAATTTAGCTTTTTGCTGTGTGAATTATATTAACATAAAATTCGACTTGAAATGCGAGAAATTCGGAATAATAATTAGTGATTGttttcctattttatttttggcaacacttgTTATGACAGCTCACATACGATTCGCGTTTTGTCTCATTGTCAGACATCTTAagtctaatttaatttaactatgAACCATTTTACAAATGAGCaatgcttgcaaattattgaattttattatcaaaacacGTGGGTTCATCACttgcttcttccattttatggtcagtttattGGGCTTACTGaggcggctattcgggctagtGTGACTTACCCTGAGGCTCCACAAGAGTTAAATCCAAACCAGCTTCTCTTCCgcaatccatttttttttgactgggcatattatgtcttgccatgagcaacttcaaatgtcacatttgGCATTAGAAACGGTTAATCtgttgattaattttttgttatctttAGTGTCGGCAGTTAATTGTTTTGGGTGAATCCATTTCTCGAAGTAAGGGAACTTCATGATTTGGAGGCGCACCTACTCAAGGACTTAATATAAGAGGACGGTGTAGACTAAGATAATTTGTGTAGAATGTCGGTTGACAGCTTTGAAGTTGTTCTGTGCCTATAGTAAAGATAAGATTAAACTAATGAATTTAGGCACTCGacgacaatttaaacgaaatgaaatattaatttaaaaaagactgTGGAAAATGGACTCTCACTACTACATACACCACAAACGAcaaatttgatgacaggattttgatccactcgaaaaatccaaacttCGATGACAGGATCATGAACTGGATGTTGGACATTTACGATGACAGGACTATCGGCCTGTCATCAGATAATCCAATAGAGACTCCAAGTATAAGTTATCGATTAGGCACCGTTCGCATTAATTGGGTATCTTTTACTCCATTACGttgaaaattttgcggaagAATTTAGGTGCGAAGCCTCTTAAAATACAGGTAATTTCACATGCAACATACAATcaagtaataaattttaatcttaTTCCAAGCCCGATGAGAGAAAACTTAATCTGTGGCTGTCAATCCAgcaatttagtttgaaaagacCTATGGTCAACCCGATGATGGCTGACCGAAAACATTTAAGCCATTCTTAAGGAACATCTACTCCAGATTGAGGGAAGGAACTAAATCGATTtgcaatttgaaaacaaagtataaaatcttattaaaccgtctttaatatattttacaCCCATTCATGCAtatatcaatattatttattaaaataaacgatttacttaaaaaatatatataaacactATATAATTCCCTTATTACGCATAAAATCTACCTACATTTATACTATCCGAATGGCTGTTTTTATTAACATTGTACATTCTTAAATAAGACTAGActgccattttaatttttgttgttgaagaagaaatacaatatgactaaaaaaaaattatagaaatttaTATTACGTAAATTCTTGAACGTTCCTTTTTCGGCGTTAAACGCTGCAGCAGCAAATCTGCCGATGAAGTTCTTCTTAGTCGTGTTGACCTCTTTCGACTGCCAGCATCGTTCGTAAATGATTTACTACGAACGTGACGTCTAAAGTGGGTATTTCGCTTTTTATTATTGCTTACTCGGAATGGATTGTTAACATTTCCAAAACATGATGCTGAAGCTGAATTTTCCAAGATGTCCATTTCACTTTGCTTAATTGGTTCCAATTCAAAGTCATAACAAATACTTCCGCTGCTATGCGTCGGGCGATGTTTGTAATGACTGCAAGATGGTTTTTCTGTTCTCTCAGAGCCGCCATGGGCAGAGGAATGCGAATCGAAATTGACATCTCGTTCTGAATCCGATTGAGTGTGGGAGCTGCTTCTTGACTTGATGACTTGGTTGAACATATCTAGTGGATTTGATGGAGTAGATAGAATTTGACGATGATCAGTTATTGGCGAGGGATCTCTGGAAAGTTCAGAACCGAAAATACTGGCATTGCTAATGTATgagtttcttaaaaaagaatagaagaagatattaaaatgttttacatgATTACGTGTCAGGGAAAGGATATTAATTCATGAAAGTAACTACTTACCTGTCGATTGGCAAATTGGTGCCATAATTCAAGGACTCCGGTGGaagaaaatcattcaaaaatgtttcaggAGACGAAAACGTATGCCTTAGTCGTTGAACTCTAAAATTTTGATTACCATTGTTGAAAACAACCCATGAACGCTTTAGATAAGTATTTTCAGTACAAATATTGCTCTTGGGACGTTGTGATTCTAtaatagtaaataaaataaaatgtaagttgtttttaaatggcgcccaacacaggcgaataaaataaatgtcagtttattttgtacaacTTACTTGTATCACTTCCCGTTAATGTTTGTGGTATGGCTAAGGTAAAGGAAATGTTAAGGGATTCGTCTCTAAACTCATTAGAGCATTCCTCAAACTGCGTTGGCGAGCCCGAAGAGCTTGGTTGTGGCTGGCGTTGCTGATTGGAAACCTGGAGCTCCGAACAGGTTGTGGGTAATTCACCCCCAATGGAAATCGATGTTGCGCTCGTTGCATTCCCCATGGGTTGACTGCTCGTCGAGCACCTGATGCATTGCCTCTCTGTGCCCGGTTCTGCAAGGTCTGCAAATGgtaatcttatttaaaattaattaaaatgcgATTGTGAAAGTAATCATGCATTCTGCTAGTGCTTACCACAAGCCGCAGTTGCCTGCAATACACGCGAGGCTAGCTCTTGTATGGGATTTTCCATTGGATTCAATGTTGATGCTGCTGGTGTTGAAGCTGACGTTGCTGCTGAAGAAGTTGAAGGACCGTACACATGTACAGCCGGCTGGGGAAGGTTGCTGCTAGTTCTGCCTCGACTTCGTGATctgtaaataataattgttcagTTATGCAAAAACCTTTGACAATATTCAATAAACCTTGATTGGTCATGGTGATGC
This window contains:
- the LOC129944745 gene encoding uncharacterized protein LOC129944745, which encodes MSKEIDSLDLEFQYYCSLLEELVRLLPNRCQQFIANKWNHKLTDPIYNAEPLREKRNHYLLMLTICLNLRELKHPFDRPPPSGVLEELHSIQNPNQIKSNNNAICQNENPSKACDIHELGCPTDEDNISKVLDEQFTFLMNLAKPNVEKLFNLSDRHRGRDWINFLSSIDTKCFHMKGVRNDYAMLLSGYLLNDELLGPFLQAPIQKLVPLGDLVKIVDMNNHMINDPSHPRAMRFLKDVPHPTEGAFAFLAVTGNIVD
- the LOC129947113 gene encoding heat shock 70 kDa protein 14; the encoded protein is MWPRFGIKIGNSTLCIATVKADGNPEVIANKQGDRVSQACLLAEGNEIECGLTAKQKMSSKPASCVSNSLQFFLSQSTLTPEKIKDACKYITCYYNDSTKEFELKSKGEGDKEIVTKISPHAVCVKFFQAEFELARQSYLQEIPKPSVVLSIPNYYPLESWPSLAAAAEEAGFHVAQVVSEMTAAALAYGIGEAQADDSERKVVLCIKSGGIYSHFTLYEVTGGLYTLIEEVGPFTIGGNQYTEALVEFVCQEFFKKYRLDPKESRRSIAKIYTAATNSKHILTSLPTTQIYIDSLMDGVDFSMQMSRARFESLIQPVINKFMAVLNEAVEKLFADNQNTVTKIDEIVLLGATMKIPKIQSAITSRFPEAKIHSSYAADEVVAIGCARQATFLLDAEGQDLTDKEVCLFTPSDLHIWHNDAEDKLKVFLKKGSLLPRVVVVEVEKSKKEANNEEGEQTEIFHVKCGDTILDFSLKAAATPEGLFKIEANVDLNEDGVTSSIKLKCL